gattgatgatacccgaGCCTATATCcatggattgatgatacccgaGCCTATATCcatggattgatgatacccgaGCCTATATCcatggattgatgatacccgaGCCTatatccatatggactgtaaaaggggtaaccctgtttcagccctaggagtaggtggcaacgagctctggaaaaaaaaatgtagcacacaccttgaagtggcctttaggACTTGTGCATCTGgcaacttgcattaaaaaattaaaaaataaatcttaGGAAGGGTTCATTCTTACCGCATGGAACATGAGAGACAATGTCTTGAGAACAACCAGTAGGAACATGAGATAGTGAATCTTAAAGACGTCTTCTTTATGCTGACGGAGGTAGATAAACCAGTAACAAGCTGAGATGAAGTAGACAAAGGACATTGATAGGAAGAGGGTAGGGAGGGGGATGTCTCCTGCCGACAAATAATTGGGTCCATTATTCTCCTCTACAATTTCAACCTGGTgggagaaaaaataaaaaattcaactCAGAACAGAAATGCTAGAATGTCGTGGTTGAGTGATTAAGACATAGACAAGTTTTGTAGGTATTTACTGTAGCTACACATGAAGCTGTTTACCGGTAAGCAGATTTGTGTGCTTAGATTAGCAGAAAGAAATGTGATTAAGCAAAAGTGTGTTTCACAAATGATCAAGGGGTTTCGACCACGTTGATCCAAAAAATACTTACAGTTAGATTTATTGGAGAGTTTTTGCAGTGATGGAAAAACAGATTGTAAAGTCCTTCTTCAGAGTCGTGTAGAGCATACACACGGAACTGAGAAACATAACAAACAAATCCAGAGATAAATGTTAATGCAGCTATTTATTTAGCATTGTGGTCGAGCGcagtcttggtgccctttgtaCACTCTAAAAAAGCATGTTATAAATATGATTATTTGGTATTATAAGATTATCCACTCACACTGGTGTAGTAGTAGGTCTTGCTCCGGTAAACTGGGACATGGTTGAGCAAGGGGCACTCTACCGATTTGGGGATCTCAGTCAGCGAAGGATCAGCTGTCACAAGAGATGCCTTGGTGGGGTCTACCTTAGATGGTACGTTGGAATCTGTGGTATTCGTTTGCTGAGGAGTCTTGAATGCTGGTAAGGCAGAGTCTGTTAGGATTAACGCAACTACAAATTAATCACTTCAGTGTCATCTTGAAGAATTTCAAGATCAATTAAGTTCACAAGACACCATCCCAAGACTCAAAATAAGGGGGTGGGGTTGTCGACATGATCATAGCCATACTGTGACTAAATTATAAACTCttacccagttactgcatgcACCAAGCGCACACTGGTCAACACATCACAATACAATAATGAGGCTGCCGATTGTGATGTGACGGTCAGTGCTTGCATGCAGCAACTGCAGTTCATATTTCCATTTATTACAACCCAGGCCTGCGATGATAACTAAAGAGACATCTCTTACCATCTCCAGCCTGAACATCTCGCCTGCTCTTCTCCACTGTTCCACCCTTCTCTCTCATTACAGACTGAAGGAGGCAATCTGGAAGCTCCTTAGTCATTGGGAAGATGTGGAGATGACGGGTGCTGTGTCCTCTTCGGTTGATGTTCAATCTGCTTGGGATAAACCCCAGATTTAAAAGGTAAGAAAATGTCATTATCAGTCTATATTCAACAAAAATATGATTAGTTTTTAACCTAAAATAAGTTGACAGAATACAAAGTTCACACAAAGGTACCAATTCTTTGGAGGAATAATTTTGTCTGGAATGCAGCTTAAGTCGAGAGAACTGCATTTGAAAACAGCCacacccacccttgtttctatTTCGAATGCAGCAATTAAAACAAGCTCAACAAAATCACAGACTACAcacaaactatttttgtagtgttttaaaagccgtttgttttttaaagctaTGACCAACAATACAAACCCAATCTAACATTGATCAGTGACTTACGTGAGATTTGTGAAGTTAAATGTGAAGAAGACTACAGCAACAGAATCGTTCTCGGCGACTCCACTGTTGTTCTCTAAGATGCAGCGTGGATCTGCATGGTCCTCCTGTACAATCACACAAAGAGAAAAATTACAACAGAGCCTTTTGTTCATTGAAACTGATAACATTTTGAGATTCAAGAATCGttcatggtattttggctggtaacttgtcTCTGCTaaattaaatgttgttttttgtgctGTGCAATTTGTGGCTAACTAACAGCTTTATAGTTGGGTCCTGGCACGGTCTAGGGATCCTTGAGGTCTGATTTATTTTGTCTGAATGTCCAACCCACTCATACCAGGTACGAGGCACTCCCATCGCTGATTGACTTATCAAGAGTGAATCCAACGCTTTTCTGCTCAAGCTTAGCGTTCGGAATGACTAGCGTTGATATGTTGATGGAGAGCTGGCCATGCTTGAAGAAACCAAACGTGCTGACGTCAACAAGATTTCTTGCATCATCCTGAAAAAATTATGAAcattaaaaaactaaataaataaatgaagaaaaagtCTAGAAAAACTTTTCTGTTACTGCGATTACACAGTGAGACCATCTACGACGAATTGCCCCTAAAAAGAATTTCATTGACTTTTTTGTGGACAAAATCTGATTCAGGgaatcagaaaaaaaaccagttaACAAGTTGTGAAAAGTCAACAACAATTGAATTAGttatattataaaatataatgctttccctagcccaggttggactcctccgttgcacttgcagtggcactgactgacgtcctaccagagCAGAGGGCTAATGCTTTCCCTAGTGTTCGGTGACCATGTTTAATCTGATCGAGAAACGTGCTAAGAATTCGCTATGGGATAGTCAATGCGTACAACGCTAAGTAAAGACTCCATGTTCATAAAGAAACTGTGTGCACGGTGTGTTCGTAGTACTGTAGCCGGCGGCGAACCGTAGCGTTTTATAACGGTATTATATAGGCCCATTATATATGACAATggaaaaattgtaataaaaaaattacaacttgACTGTTCAGAACTTCAGATCATCTTCGATTTCATTAGTTTTTGCCAACATTGATATCTGCTAAGTGTACACATAAAATGAACCCTTACCTTTAGTTTCAACTTATGTTTTCGGGTCTCACAAATACTCGCGATCGTCAGAATTACGATAAAATAACGAAATAATCGACACAGATTGTTCGCTTCCATGTTGTCAGTCAGaggataataataacaagagagggcgctttccAAAAAGAGCAAAAACTGGGCCATTATCAAATTTACCTAAACTTTACCTAGTTGTATTAATGTCTTTTTATGTGACGCAAGCTCGGTACATACAGTAGTATGTACCTGTACTGTGCGTCCactctctgttttttttctgcggAGGACTAGAAACAAGTTGAGTGCCCGCGAAATCTTCAGACCTATTCTTAGTAAGTGTGGTCTGAATTTGTTATGGTAAGAAATATAACCATAAATGACCTCGAAATACCGTTGAAAAGCCATTCAAAGAACAAGTAAGttgtattttaaattaaagactATCTCTGTGTTCGTTAAAACGGGTTGAATCTACAATCGTGCAATGTTGAAAATAAATAGTTGTTGgaatgtcatttttttaaataaaaacaaaaagttctaGCCCACTTGTCATGCTTGGGAGGGCGGGGGATaactttgttggggggggggactctgTCAGGGTGCGTCTTTGTGCAAGTTTTAGTGGGTGACTTAATTATTGTAATGGGCGACTTTGctgaaaagggggggggggggagggcggGGCCTCATTGAACAGTGCTCCAGACCAGACCAGGGTATGGTGTGAGGTGAGGGTGGGCAGCTCGATGATGTCTTGTCTTGAGGAAGCTCATCAGAGTCGTTCATGTTCTTAGTCTTGTAAATTTCTTGTAATCTCTTCATTAATTCCACTTTGAGAAAGACAGTTTTGTATAAAGCACTCTTTTTTTCAAATCACATTTTCTTTTGATCTGTTCCAGATTCAAGATGGAAAAACACAGAGAAATTCTCCAGCGGTTGTGTAGACTCTGCGGGGAGCGATCCATATCATCAGCCAACTCCAAGAAGGGAAAAGTTGCAAAGCTCTGCTCTAACTACATCGAGAAAATCGCTGACTCATTCCAAGTCGACATCTCCCATGACGATACAAACATTCACCCCCCACATATGTGCCACACATGTTATACTCGCCTTTATCTCCGTGGCAAGAA
This sequence is a window from Asterias rubens chromosome 19, eAstRub1.3, whole genome shotgun sequence. Protein-coding genes within it:
- the LOC117303112 gene encoding protein GPR107-like; protein product: MEANNLCRLFRYFIVILTIASICETRKHKLKLKDDARNLVDVSTFGFFKHGQLSINISTLVIPNAKLEQKSVGFTLDKSISDGSASYLEDHADPRCILENNSGVAENDSVAVVFFTFNFTNLTLNINRRGHSTRHLHIFPMTKELPDCLLQSVMREKGGTVEKSRRDVQAGDDSALPAFKTPQQTNTTDSNVPSKVDPTKASLVTADPSLTEIPKSVECPLLNHVPVYRSKTYYYTSFRVYALHDSEEGLYNLFFHHCKNSPINLTVEIVEENNGPNYLSAGDIPLPTLFLSMSFVYFISACYWFIYLRQHKEDVFKIHYLMFLLVVLKTLSLMFHAMDYHFIAVDGSPMEAFAILFYITYLTKGALLFLNIALIGSGWAFVKPILSEKDKKLFITVIPLQILANVAYIITDTSEEGESQYSTWKAVFVLVDILCCGAILYPVIWSIRHLQEAATTDGKAAISLSKLKLFRHFYTLVVCYIYFTRIIVYLLKVTVPFRYMWLDEFFFELATYIFFFITAYKFRPGSDNPYLRLPSDDEDDMEMDEVLTETGFTETLTKLHNSNKSTTNAVQRESSQSTSA